In a single window of the Nocardioides sp. L-11A genome:
- a CDS encoding ATP-dependent Clp protease proteolytic subunit, producing MNGGAGLNLLDDNIYSRLLRERIVFLGSEVRDQNANAICAQLLLLSAEDPEADIFLHINSPGGSVDAGMAIYDTMNYIPNDVATVGMGLAASMGQFLLCAGAKGKRYALPHARIMMHQPSSGMGGSASDIKIQAQQSLHIKKVLLDLIAEHTGQSVEQVTEDADRDRWFTAQEALEYGLVDKVVKSAKEASDEGRPAHKKD from the coding sequence ATGAACGGTGGAGCCGGTCTCAACCTGCTCGACGACAACATCTACAGCCGGCTGCTCCGCGAGCGGATCGTGTTCCTCGGCTCCGAGGTCCGCGACCAGAACGCCAACGCGATCTGCGCCCAGCTGCTGCTGCTCTCGGCGGAGGACCCCGAGGCGGACATCTTCCTCCACATCAACTCCCCGGGTGGCTCCGTCGACGCCGGCATGGCGATCTACGACACGATGAACTACATCCCCAACGACGTCGCGACCGTCGGCATGGGTCTGGCCGCCTCGATGGGCCAGTTCCTGCTCTGCGCCGGGGCCAAGGGCAAGCGCTACGCCCTGCCGCACGCGCGGATCATGATGCACCAGCCGTCGTCCGGCATGGGCGGCTCGGCCTCCGACATCAAGATCCAGGCGCAGCAGTCGCTGCACATCAAGAAGGTGCTCCTCGACCTCATCGCCGAGCACACCGGCCAGAGCGTCGAGCAGGTCACCGAGGACGCCGACCGCGACCGCTGGTTCACCGCGCAGGAGGCGCTGGAGTACGGCCTGGTCGACAAGGTCGTCAAGAGCGCCAAGGAAGCCTCCGACGAGGGCCGGCCCGCCCACAAGAAGGACTGA
- a CDS encoding amino acid ABC transporter ATP-binding protein, protein MSIPSPALLEVRNVRKTYPRHDEPGRRVVLDDLSLSVAAGDVVCLIGSSGSGKSTLLRCLDLLEPIDDGVIEFQGREISDPLVDPRQVRRDIGMVFQAYNLFPHLSVLDNCILAPRKVHGMPAAAAREKARELLHRFGLGEHVDKHPDRLSGGQQQRVALVRALCTDPALLLLDEITAALDPELVGEVLDIVRSLADAGTTMVLATHEMGFAREVASHVCFLDDGRIVEEGPPARVLGAPEQARTREFLRRVLPD, encoded by the coding sequence ATGTCGATCCCGTCCCCGGCCCTGCTCGAGGTCCGCAACGTCCGCAAGACCTATCCGCGCCACGACGAGCCGGGGCGCCGCGTCGTCCTCGACGACCTCTCGCTCAGCGTCGCGGCGGGCGACGTGGTCTGCCTGATCGGCTCCTCCGGCTCCGGCAAGTCGACACTGCTGCGCTGCCTCGACCTGCTCGAGCCGATCGACGACGGCGTCATCGAGTTCCAGGGTCGTGAGATCTCCGACCCCCTCGTCGACCCGCGCCAGGTCCGTCGCGACATCGGGATGGTCTTCCAGGCGTACAACCTGTTCCCCCACCTCAGCGTCCTCGACAACTGCATCCTCGCGCCGCGCAAGGTCCACGGCATGCCGGCCGCCGCGGCCCGCGAGAAGGCCCGCGAGCTGCTCCACCGGTTCGGGCTCGGCGAGCACGTCGACAAGCACCCCGACCGGCTCTCCGGCGGGCAGCAGCAGCGGGTCGCCCTGGTCCGGGCGCTGTGCACCGACCCGGCGCTGCTGCTGCTCGACGAGATCACCGCCGCCCTCGATCCCGAGCTGGTCGGCGAGGTCCTCGACATCGTGCGCAGCCTGGCCGACGCCGGGACGACGATGGTGCTGGCCACCCACGAGATGGGCTTCGCGCGTGAGGTCGCCTCGCACGTCTGCTTCCTCGACGACGGCCGGATCGTCGAGGAGGGCCCGCCGGCCCGGGTGCTGGGCGCACCGGAGCAGGCGCGGACGCGGGAGTTCCTGCGGCGGGTGCTGCCGGACTGA
- a CDS encoding ribose-5-phosphate isomerase: MRVHLGCDHAGLELKSHLTGWLTEHGYEPVDHGPFVYDALDDYPVFCLRAAEGVRADREAGLDSLGVVIGGSGNGEQIAANKVHGIRAALAWSEETAALAREHNDAWVVAVGGRMHTLDEMTRLVEVFLTTPFPGEERHVRRIGQLSSYDSTGELPPLPDSALGHGT; the protein is encoded by the coding sequence ATGCGCGTTCACCTCGGCTGCGACCACGCCGGCCTCGAGCTCAAGTCCCACCTGACGGGCTGGCTGACCGAGCACGGCTACGAGCCGGTCGACCACGGTCCCTTCGTCTACGACGCCCTCGACGACTACCCGGTCTTCTGTCTGCGCGCGGCCGAGGGCGTGCGCGCCGACCGCGAGGCGGGCCTCGACAGCCTCGGTGTGGTGATCGGCGGTTCCGGCAACGGCGAGCAGATCGCCGCCAACAAGGTGCACGGCATCCGCGCGGCCCTGGCCTGGTCGGAGGAGACCGCCGCCCTGGCCCGCGAGCACAACGACGCCTGGGTGGTCGCCGTCGGCGGTCGGATGCACACCCTCGACGAGATGACGCGGCTGGTGGAGGTCTTCCTGACCACGCCGTTCCCCGGCGAGGAGCGCCACGTGCGGCGCATCGGCCAGCTGTCGTCGTACGACAGTACGGGCGAGCTGCCGCCCCTTCCCGACTCGGCGCTCGGTCACGGAACCTGA
- a CDS encoding methyltransferase domain-containing protein, whose protein sequence is MWHARPVRAFEELVAEAEQADVSGWGFGWLDGRASEERPPWGYSRLLAERLAGVGDHGAALDLDTGGGEVLAEAPVLPGRMVVTEGWAPNAERARRLLGPRGAEVVEVSGGRPLPFPDASFELVTARHPVAPDWAEIARVLRPGGRYLAQHVGPASAFELIEWFLGPLPEERRARDPEDERSAAERAGLTVVDLRTARCRMELYDIGAVVWLLRKCVWWVPDFTVERYRDRLQALDEQLRAGRPFVAHATRHLVEARR, encoded by the coding sequence ATGTGGCACGCTCGCCCGGTGCGCGCGTTCGAGGAGCTGGTGGCGGAGGCGGAGCAGGCCGACGTGAGCGGCTGGGGCTTCGGCTGGCTGGACGGCAGGGCCAGCGAGGAGCGTCCGCCCTGGGGCTACTCCCGCCTGCTGGCCGAGCGTCTCGCCGGCGTCGGGGACCACGGCGCCGCCCTCGACCTCGACACCGGCGGCGGCGAGGTCCTGGCCGAGGCCCCGGTTCTCCCCGGCCGGATGGTGGTGACCGAGGGATGGGCGCCCAACGCCGAACGCGCCAGGAGGCTCCTGGGGCCGCGCGGCGCGGAGGTCGTCGAGGTCAGCGGCGGGCGACCACTGCCCTTCCCGGACGCCTCCTTCGAGCTGGTCACCGCCCGGCACCCGGTGGCTCCCGACTGGGCCGAGATCGCCCGCGTGCTGCGCCCCGGCGGCCGGTACCTCGCCCAGCACGTCGGTCCGGCGTCGGCGTTCGAGCTGATCGAGTGGTTCCTGGGCCCGCTCCCCGAGGAGCGGCGGGCCCGGGACCCGGAGGACGAGCGGAGCGCGGCCGAGCGGGCCGGGCTCACCGTCGTCGACCTGCGCACGGCCCGCTGCCGGATGGAGCTGTACGACATCGGCGCGGTCGTGTGGCTGCTGCGGAAGTGCGTGTGGTGGGTGCCCGACTTCACCGTCGAGCGCTATCGGGACCGACTGCAGGCGCTCGACGAGCAGCTACGCGCGGGTCGGCCGTTCGTCGCGCATGCGACGCGGCACCTGGTGGAAGCCCGACGCTGA
- the tig gene encoding trigger factor, whose amino-acid sequence MKSAVETLSPTRAKLTVEVPFEELKPSLDAAYQKIAKQINVPGFRRGKVPPQVIDRQIGRGVVLDEAVNEVLPKAYVEALQENNLTPLAQPEIEVTKFEDNDALEFTAEVDVKPEIELPAYDGLEASVEDLAVGDDDVAEQVDALRERFGTLIDVERAAQDGDFVVIDLVATNDGEVVDGAEISGFSYKVGNGGMIEGLDEALVGMSVDEEKTFTTQLVSGDLVGQDVEVAVKVTQVQEQELPELDDEFAQEASEFDTLDELRDDVRERLTRGKRLEQAAAARDAVLEALLEKVEIPLPESMVTEELNARRANLEQQLVMAGMTLEKYLEDESQTQEEFEADLERRVRDAVAAQFLLDEIADKEEMGVDQGELTQHMMRRAQQSGQDPQEFVNHMFEHNHVPELVQEIRRGKALQLLVEGATVKDAAGNVLELKNLQADGTIGEPAEDSEETEAPAEA is encoded by the coding sequence GTGAAGAGCGCCGTCGAGACCTTGAGCCCGACCCGGGCCAAGCTGACCGTCGAGGTGCCCTTCGAGGAGCTCAAGCCGAGCCTCGACGCGGCGTACCAGAAGATCGCGAAGCAGATCAACGTCCCCGGCTTCCGCCGCGGCAAGGTCCCGCCGCAGGTCATCGACCGCCAGATCGGCCGCGGCGTGGTCCTCGACGAGGCCGTCAACGAGGTGCTGCCGAAGGCCTATGTCGAGGCGCTCCAGGAGAACAACCTCACCCCGCTCGCCCAGCCCGAGATCGAGGTGACCAAGTTCGAGGACAACGACGCGCTCGAGTTCACCGCCGAGGTCGACGTCAAGCCCGAGATCGAGCTCCCGGCGTACGACGGCCTCGAGGCCAGCGTCGAGGACCTCGCGGTCGGCGACGACGACGTCGCCGAGCAGGTCGACGCGCTGCGTGAGCGCTTCGGCACCCTCATCGACGTCGAGCGCGCCGCGCAGGACGGCGACTTCGTGGTCATCGACCTGGTCGCCACCAACGACGGCGAGGTCGTCGACGGCGCCGAGATCTCCGGCTTCTCCTACAAGGTCGGCAACGGCGGCATGATCGAGGGTCTCGACGAGGCGCTCGTGGGCATGTCGGTCGACGAGGAGAAGACCTTCACCACCCAGCTCGTCTCCGGCGACCTGGTCGGCCAGGATGTCGAGGTGGCTGTCAAGGTCACCCAGGTCCAGGAGCAGGAGCTCCCCGAGCTCGACGACGAGTTCGCCCAGGAGGCCTCGGAGTTCGACACCCTCGACGAGCTGCGCGACGACGTCCGCGAGCGGCTCACCCGCGGCAAGCGGCTCGAGCAGGCCGCAGCCGCCCGCGACGCCGTCCTCGAGGCGCTGCTGGAGAAGGTCGAGATCCCGCTGCCCGAGTCGATGGTCACCGAGGAGCTCAACGCCCGGCGCGCCAACCTCGAGCAGCAGCTGGTCATGGCCGGCATGACCCTGGAGAAGTACCTCGAGGACGAGTCGCAGACCCAGGAGGAGTTCGAGGCCGACCTCGAGCGCCGGGTCCGTGACGCCGTCGCCGCGCAGTTCCTCCTCGACGAGATCGCCGACAAGGAGGAGATGGGTGTCGACCAGGGCGAGCTGACCCAGCACATGATGCGCCGCGCGCAGCAGTCCGGCCAGGACCCGCAGGAGTTCGTCAACCACATGTTCGAGCACAACCACGTGCCCGAGCTGGTCCAGGAGATCCGCCGCGGCAAGGCGCTCCAGCTCCTCGTCGAGGGGGCGACCGTCAAGGACGCCGCCGGCAACGTCCTCGAGCTGAAGAACCTGCAGGCCGACGGCACCATCGGCGAGCCCGCCGAGGATTCCGAGGAGACCGAGGCTCCCGCCGAGGCCTGA
- a CDS encoding zinc finger domain-containing protein: MPEGHTLHRLAGELTAVFGGSRVHVGSPQGRFAASAAQLDGSLLLDAEAWGKQLFVRFEGDRFVHVHLGLYGTFAVHDDLDPGAEVPAPVGQVRLRLVRPATATRPAAYGDLRGATTCALETAAQRDAVVARSGPDPLRADGDPDRAWARISRSAAPIGTLLMDQTVLAGVGNVYRAEVLFRHRIHPLRTGRTLRSTQWRAIWDDLVVLMGEGVRTGRIDTVRPEHTPEAMGREPRVDDHGGEVYVYRRTGQPCHVCGSPVRTEVLGGRNLFWCARCQRAPRSVAGRPRAGRP, translated from the coding sequence ATGCCTGAGGGGCACACCCTCCATCGCCTCGCCGGCGAGCTGACCGCGGTCTTCGGGGGGAGCCGCGTGCACGTCGGCAGCCCCCAGGGCCGCTTCGCCGCGTCGGCGGCCCAGCTCGACGGCAGCCTGCTGCTCGACGCCGAGGCCTGGGGCAAGCAGCTGTTCGTCCGCTTCGAGGGCGATCGGTTCGTGCACGTCCACCTGGGCCTCTACGGCACGTTCGCGGTGCACGACGACCTCGATCCCGGTGCCGAGGTGCCGGCGCCGGTGGGACAGGTGCGCCTGCGGCTGGTCCGCCCGGCGACGGCCACCCGTCCCGCGGCGTACGGCGACCTGCGCGGCGCGACCACCTGCGCGCTGGAGACCGCCGCGCAGCGCGACGCCGTGGTCGCCCGCTCGGGCCCGGACCCGCTGCGCGCCGACGGCGACCCCGACCGGGCGTGGGCGCGGATCAGCCGGAGCGCCGCCCCGATCGGCACCCTGCTCATGGACCAGACGGTCCTCGCCGGCGTCGGCAACGTCTATCGCGCCGAGGTGCTGTTCCGGCACCGCATCCACCCGCTGCGCACCGGTCGCACGCTTCGCAGCACACAGTGGCGTGCGATCTGGGACGATCTGGTCGTGCTGATGGGGGAGGGCGTGCGGACCGGGCGGATCGACACCGTCCGGCCCGAGCACACCCCCGAGGCGATGGGGCGGGAGCCGCGGGTGGACGACCACGGCGGTGAGGTCTACGTCTACCGCCGGACCGGCCAGCCGTGTCACGTCTGCGGGAGCCCTGTGCGCACCGAGGTCCTCGGCGGTCGCAACCTGTTCTGGTGCGCGCGCTGCCAGCGGGCCCCCCGCTCGGTGGCCGGGCGACCCCGGGCCGGTCGTCCATGA
- a CDS encoding ABC transporter substrate-binding protein: MRLSRVVTPVAAVLLATAVAACAPAEDEPEEQSGKSASADECAVADLPLVQDGMLTVGTDTPAYEPWFVDNDPTNGEGFESAVAYAIAEELGFTKDQVTWVTVPFNNSYKPGKKDFDFDINQISVNPEREKAVDFSDGYYSAAQAVIVLEDSPAAKATSLADLATFKIGAQTGTTSLTAIRDVIKPQQDPLVFQNTNNAKQAMLNGQVDAIIADLPTAFYISAAEIENSTLLGQFQYDGGEPEEFGLLFEQGNQLLPCVNGAIAALQEDGTLADIEQKWLSDVVSVPELP, encoded by the coding sequence ATGCGTCTGTCCCGAGTCGTCACCCCCGTCGCCGCCGTCCTCCTCGCCACCGCGGTCGCTGCCTGCGCCCCCGCGGAGGACGAGCCCGAGGAGCAGAGCGGCAAGAGCGCTTCCGCCGACGAGTGCGCGGTCGCCGACCTGCCCCTGGTGCAGGACGGCATGCTGACGGTCGGCACCGACACCCCGGCGTACGAGCCCTGGTTCGTCGACAACGACCCCACCAACGGCGAGGGCTTCGAGTCCGCCGTCGCCTACGCCATCGCCGAGGAGCTGGGCTTCACGAAGGACCAGGTCACCTGGGTGACCGTGCCCTTCAACAACTCCTACAAGCCCGGCAAGAAGGACTTCGACTTCGACATCAACCAGATCTCGGTCAACCCGGAGCGGGAGAAGGCGGTCGACTTCTCCGACGGCTACTACTCCGCCGCTCAGGCCGTGATCGTGCTCGAGGACAGCCCGGCCGCGAAGGCGACCTCGCTGGCCGACCTCGCGACGTTCAAGATCGGCGCCCAGACCGGCACCACCTCGCTGACCGCGATCCGCGACGTGATCAAGCCCCAGCAGGACCCGCTGGTGTTCCAGAACACCAACAACGCCAAGCAGGCCATGCTCAACGGCCAGGTCGACGCGATCATCGCGGACCTGCCGACGGCCTTCTACATCAGCGCGGCGGAGATCGAGAACAGCACGCTGCTGGGCCAGTTCCAGTACGACGGCGGCGAGCCCGAGGAGTTCGGCCTGCTGTTCGAGCAGGGCAACCAGCTGCTGCCGTGCGTCAACGGCGCGATCGCCGCGCTCCAGGAGGACGGCACGCTCGCCGACATCGAGCAGAAGTGGCTGTCCGACGTCGTGAGCGTGCCCGAGCTCCCGTGA
- a CDS encoding WXG100 family type VII secretion target → MVNLNVTYADLTSAAAQLRQGRDELNQKLHELGNLVDNLVGSGFQTDHASKAYDEQFDQFQVGTKQAIDALDGLSTFLDQAASAMEQTDSELANSIKS, encoded by the coding sequence ATGGTCAACCTCAACGTCACCTACGCCGACCTCACCTCCGCTGCCGCCCAACTGCGCCAGGGCCGCGACGAGCTGAACCAGAAGCTGCACGAGCTCGGCAACCTGGTCGACAACCTGGTCGGCTCGGGCTTCCAGACCGACCACGCCTCGAAGGCCTACGACGAGCAGTTCGACCAGTTCCAGGTCGGCACCAAGCAGGCGATCGACGCTCTCGACGGGCTGTCGACCTTCCTCGACCAGGCCGCGAGCGCCATGGAGCAGACCGACTCCGAGCTGGCCAACTCGATCAAGTCCTGA
- a CDS encoding amino acid ABC transporter permease produces the protein MSTGASGAGGPAADGTTSDWRPSERELARRRTRSRQRRHRVVVASVATVVVIGGLVAALVLSPGWPRVRATFLDLHHAKESLPSIVDGFWLNVRMFLIAEPIILVLGLALALLRQAQSAWLVPLRGLAVVYTDVVRGIPTLLLVFLFVFGMPALGLEGIPTSIFFWATVALVVSYSAYVAEVFRSGIESVHPSQLASADALALSRGQTMRHVIVPQAVRRVVPPLLNDFVSLQKDTALVASVGLFDALFAAADYANYNFNFTPYVVAALFFIAMTVPLARLCDVLARRLARRERAGAL, from the coding sequence GTGAGCACCGGCGCATCCGGGGCCGGCGGACCCGCGGCCGACGGGACCACGTCGGACTGGCGACCGAGCGAGCGCGAGCTCGCCCGGCGCCGGACCCGCTCCCGGCAGCGCCGGCACCGCGTCGTCGTCGCCAGTGTCGCGACCGTCGTGGTGATCGGCGGCCTGGTCGCGGCGCTCGTCCTCTCGCCGGGCTGGCCGCGGGTGCGCGCGACCTTCCTCGACCTGCACCATGCGAAGGAGTCGCTGCCGAGCATCGTCGACGGCTTCTGGCTCAACGTGCGGATGTTCCTCATCGCCGAGCCGATCATCCTGGTGCTCGGCCTGGCGCTGGCCCTGCTGCGACAGGCGCAGTCCGCGTGGCTGGTCCCGCTGCGCGGCCTCGCGGTGGTCTACACCGACGTCGTGCGCGGCATCCCGACGCTGCTGCTGGTGTTCCTCTTCGTCTTCGGCATGCCGGCCCTCGGGCTGGAGGGCATCCCGACCAGCATCTTCTTCTGGGCCACCGTCGCGCTCGTGGTGTCCTACTCGGCCTATGTCGCGGAGGTGTTCCGCTCCGGTATCGAGTCGGTCCACCCCTCCCAGCTCGCCAGCGCCGACGCGCTCGCCCTCTCCCGCGGGCAGACGATGCGCCACGTCATCGTGCCGCAGGCCGTGCGCCGCGTCGTACCCCCGCTGCTCAACGACTTCGTCTCGCTGCAGAAGGACACCGCCCTGGTCGCCTCCGTCGGCCTGTTCGACGCGCTGTTCGCCGCCGCCGACTACGCGAACTACAACTTCAACTTCACGCCGTACGTCGTCGCGGCGCTGTTCTTCATCGCGATGACCGTGCCGCTGGCCCGGCTGTGCGACGTGCTCGCGCGACGGCTGGCCCGGCGCGAGCGGGCAGGAGCGCTCTGA
- a CDS encoding SRPBCC family protein has product MTTNAARELRAEAVIDAPPAHVWALLTDFGQLADWSPETVRMVPLKPGGLRVGQWYLGINRRKAVVWPTRSVVADVRPERRLVWDTPSSGAQWVWELEPDAADAGRTRVVHRRPVPRTLSLGSRIVAPLLLGGTDAHADELEAGMATTLAGLKAAAER; this is encoded by the coding sequence ATGACGACGAACGCCGCGCGCGAGCTGCGCGCCGAGGCCGTGATCGACGCGCCACCCGCGCACGTGTGGGCGCTGTTGACCGACTTCGGGCAGCTGGCGGACTGGAGCCCGGAGACGGTCCGGATGGTGCCGCTCAAGCCGGGCGGCCTGCGGGTGGGGCAGTGGTACCTCGGCATCAATCGCCGCAAGGCCGTCGTGTGGCCGACCCGCTCGGTCGTCGCCGACGTCCGACCGGAGCGCCGGCTGGTGTGGGACACGCCGTCCAGCGGCGCCCAGTGGGTCTGGGAGCTCGAGCCCGACGCCGCCGACGCGGGGCGGACCCGGGTGGTGCACCGCCGGCCGGTGCCCCGCACGCTGAGCCTCGGCAGCCGGATCGTGGCGCCGCTGCTGCTGGGCGGCACCGACGCCCACGCCGACGAGCTCGAGGCCGGTATGGCGACCACCCTCGCCGGGCTCAAGGCCGCGGCGGAACGCTAG
- a CDS encoding PP2C family protein-serine/threonine phosphatase, translating into MRALPAGPPLGGRATPGRSSMIGAGRRWALTDVGTACALGVLAAVMVVAIGMFPEDVPVNLVFVPLVLGVLFLSNRILPWFGGFIVVALTCAAVLENQLTARIAVALTVMYLISFLVIGLSLRRGVVGVGPLRGQSMLVDLRDRILAQGEIPELPASWLVQSALSSAGGSPFAGDFVVATATDRGRRIELVVVDVSGKGEAAGTRALQLSGAMGGLVAALPPARFLPAANDYLLQRSWEEGFATAVHVSVDLATGDFELRSAGHPPALQREAGSGRWKPLRPEGPVLGIVEDAEFGCHRGRLAPGDSLLLYTDGMVEEPRRDIDLGIDHMMGEAESLLRGSWDGLARRLVGAVGSPDDDRALLVVHRRP; encoded by the coding sequence GTGCGCGCGCTGCCAGCGGGCCCCCCGCTCGGTGGCCGGGCGACCCCGGGCCGGTCGTCCATGATCGGCGCCGGGCGACGGTGGGCGCTGACCGACGTCGGCACCGCCTGTGCACTCGGCGTCCTGGCGGCCGTGATGGTCGTGGCCATCGGGATGTTCCCCGAGGACGTACCGGTCAACTTGGTGTTCGTCCCGCTGGTGCTCGGCGTGCTCTTTCTCAGCAACCGGATCCTGCCCTGGTTCGGCGGGTTCATCGTGGTGGCGCTGACCTGCGCGGCCGTGCTGGAGAACCAGCTCACGGCGCGCATCGCCGTCGCGCTCACGGTGATGTACCTGATCTCGTTCCTGGTGATCGGGCTGTCCCTGCGGCGCGGCGTGGTCGGGGTCGGCCCGCTGCGGGGCCAGTCGATGCTCGTCGACCTGCGGGACCGGATCCTCGCCCAGGGCGAGATCCCCGAGCTCCCGGCCTCCTGGCTGGTGCAGTCGGCGCTGTCCTCGGCGGGCGGGTCCCCGTTCGCCGGCGACTTCGTGGTCGCCACCGCCACCGACCGCGGCCGGCGGATCGAGCTGGTCGTGGTCGACGTCTCCGGCAAGGGCGAGGCCGCCGGCACCCGAGCCCTGCAGCTGTCCGGCGCGATGGGCGGTCTGGTCGCCGCGCTGCCACCCGCCCGCTTCCTCCCGGCCGCCAACGACTATCTCCTCCAGCGTTCCTGGGAGGAGGGCTTCGCGACCGCCGTCCACGTCTCGGTCGACCTGGCGACCGGCGACTTCGAGCTCCGCTCGGCCGGTCATCCGCCGGCCCTCCAGCGGGAGGCGGGCTCGGGACGCTGGAAGCCGTTGCGCCCCGAGGGGCCGGTCCTCGGCATCGTCGAGGACGCCGAGTTCGGCTGTCACCGCGGGCGCCTGGCGCCGGGCGACAGCCTGCTGCTCTACACCGACGGCATGGTCGAGGAGCCGCGGCGCGACATCGACCTCGGCATCGACCACATGATGGGGGAGGCGGAGTCCCTGCTGCGCGGCTCCTGGGACGGCCTGGCCCGGCGCCTGGTCGGCGCCGTCGGCTCGCCCGACGACGACCGGGCGCTGCTGGTGGTCCACCGCCGGCCCTAG
- a CDS encoding NAD(P)H-quinone dehydrogenase produces the protein MTRVVIVGGGPGGYESALVAAQLGAEVVVVDSDGVGGSAVLTDCVPSKTLIATAEVMTDLSEAGELGIDVARPRVDLARVNARVKALALAQSADIGSRLLREGVRVVTGRGRLDGPARVVATLADGTEATYDADAVLIATGATPRVLPTAQPDGERILTWEQVYDLAELPEHVIVVGSGVTGAEFASAYQSLGIPVTLVSSRDRVLPGEDQDAAQVLEDVLTRRGMTVLSRSRMQSVSRTGDVVTVALADGREVTGSHCILALGSVPNTGGIGLESAGVALDEGGFVTVDRVSRTSVPGVYAAGDCTGVLMLASVAAMQGRIAMAHILGDAVQPLDLGVVASNVFTSPEIATVGVTQQQVDAGEVLAEVVMQPLATNPRAKMQGIVDGFVKLFVAPGSRSLLGGVVVGPRASELIHPVALAVTERLTADQLAQTFTVYPSISGSVAEAARRLHRA, from the coding sequence ATGACGCGCGTGGTGATCGTCGGTGGGGGACCCGGTGGCTACGAGTCGGCCCTGGTGGCCGCCCAACTGGGGGCGGAGGTCGTGGTCGTGGACTCCGACGGCGTCGGCGGGTCCGCGGTGCTGACCGACTGCGTGCCGAGCAAGACCCTCATCGCGACGGCCGAGGTGATGACCGACCTCAGCGAGGCCGGCGAGCTCGGCATCGACGTCGCCCGGCCGCGAGTCGACCTCGCCCGGGTCAACGCGCGGGTCAAGGCGCTGGCGCTCGCGCAGTCCGCCGACATCGGGAGCCGGCTGCTCCGCGAGGGCGTGCGCGTGGTCACCGGCCGCGGTCGCCTCGACGGTCCGGCCCGGGTGGTGGCCACCCTCGCCGACGGCACCGAGGCGACGTACGACGCCGACGCGGTGCTGATCGCGACCGGGGCCACCCCGCGGGTACTCCCGACGGCGCAGCCCGACGGGGAGCGGATCCTCACCTGGGAGCAGGTCTACGACCTCGCCGAGCTGCCCGAGCACGTGATCGTGGTCGGCTCCGGTGTCACCGGCGCGGAGTTCGCCAGCGCCTACCAGTCGCTCGGCATCCCGGTGACCCTGGTGTCCTCGCGCGACCGGGTGCTGCCCGGCGAGGACCAGGACGCCGCCCAGGTCCTCGAGGACGTGCTCACCCGCCGGGGCATGACGGTGCTCTCCCGCTCGCGGATGCAGTCGGTCTCCCGCACCGGCGACGTCGTGACCGTCGCCCTGGCCGACGGCCGCGAGGTGACCGGCTCCCACTGCATCCTCGCGTTGGGCTCGGTCCCCAACACCGGGGGCATCGGGCTGGAGTCGGCCGGTGTCGCCCTCGACGAGGGCGGCTTCGTCACGGTCGACCGGGTCTCGCGGACCTCCGTGCCCGGCGTGTACGCCGCCGGCGACTGCACCGGCGTGCTCATGCTCGCCTCCGTGGCGGCCATGCAGGGCCGGATCGCGATGGCGCACATCCTCGGCGACGCCGTCCAGCCGCTCGACCTGGGAGTGGTGGCCTCCAACGTCTTCACGTCGCCGGAGATCGCCACCGTCGGGGTGACGCAGCAGCAGGTCGACGCCGGTGAGGTGCTCGCGGAGGTGGTCATGCAGCCGCTCGCCACCAATCCCCGCGCCAAGATGCAGGGCATCGTCGACGGCTTCGTGAAGCTCTTCGTCGCCCCGGGCTCGCGCAGCCTGCTGGGCGGCGTCGTCGTGGGCCCCCGTGCCTCCGAGCTGATCCACCCGGTCGCGCTCGCCGTCACCGAGCGGCTCACCGCCGACCAGCTCGCCCAGACCTTCACCGTCTACCCCTCGATCAGCGGCTCCGTCGCCGAGGCCGCCCGCCGCCTGCATCGCGCTTGA